The following are from one region of the Candidatus Binatia bacterium genome:
- a CDS encoding aldehyde dehydrogenase family protein produces MEWILREVLIGGQWSPAEGGTYEIVDPSTEEAIGAAPEAPPAQVQAACRAAREAFEFGPWPALSGAERGACLLRAADRIEKRAPELIRLAMAETGSTRSHADQVQVRVAAERLRMYAALAGESNETVLPPLEREPIAGSSARTAAVVTSREPVGVVVCICPANTPATNCAGKVGPALAMGNTVVMKPPVQDPLGMAELARELDACLPPGVVNYVAGRAPEIGEALVASPDVDMISFTGSTHVGRRIAEVAGRGMKRTLLELGGKSASIVFADCGGRRPPDCERGFFYEPTLLTSVDNRMEVAQQEIFGPVIAAIPFDDGDEAVRIANDSEFGLYGYVWTADAERAQRVAKGIRTGTVQINGAPPNPWAPFGGFKQSGVGRDGGRYGLEAYSELKYLGWAT; encoded by the coding sequence ATGGAGTGGATCCTGAGAGAGGTGTTGATCGGCGGGCAGTGGTCGCCCGCCGAGGGTGGGACGTACGAGATCGTCGATCCGTCGACCGAAGAGGCGATCGGGGCGGCGCCCGAGGCGCCGCCGGCCCAAGTACAGGCAGCCTGTCGGGCGGCCCGTGAGGCGTTTGAGTTTGGGCCTTGGCCGGCCCTGTCGGGGGCGGAGCGCGGTGCCTGCCTGCTGCGCGCGGCCGATCGCATCGAGAAACGCGCGCCCGAACTCATCCGTCTTGCCATGGCGGAGACCGGTTCGACTCGGTCGCACGCGGATCAGGTACAGGTGCGGGTGGCCGCCGAACGGCTTCGAATGTACGCGGCCCTCGCAGGGGAGAGCAACGAGACGGTTCTGCCGCCCCTCGAGCGCGAACCCATCGCGGGTAGTAGCGCTCGCACCGCGGCCGTGGTGACCAGTAGGGAACCCGTGGGGGTCGTCGTGTGCATTTGTCCCGCGAACACTCCGGCCACGAATTGCGCAGGGAAGGTCGGACCGGCGCTCGCGATGGGCAACACGGTCGTGATGAAGCCGCCCGTGCAAGACCCCCTCGGCATGGCCGAGCTCGCGCGCGAACTCGACGCGTGCCTGCCACCGGGGGTGGTGAACTACGTCGCGGGTCGGGCTCCGGAGATCGGAGAGGCGCTCGTCGCGTCGCCGGACGTCGACATGATTTCGTTCACGGGAAGTACGCACGTCGGTCGCCGGATAGCGGAAGTGGCCGGTCGGGGCATGAAGCGCACCCTCCTCGAGCTGGGAGGAAAGTCGGCGAGCATCGTCTTCGCGGACTGCGGCGGCCGCCGTCCTCCGGATTGCGAACGAGGCTTCTTCTACGAGCCCACATTGTTGACCAGCGTCGACAACCGGATGGAGGTCGCGCAGCAAGAGATCTTCGGTCCGGTCATCGCGGCGATCCCGTTCGACGACGGGGACGAAGCCGTCCGGATCGCCAACGATTCCGAGTTCGGGCTCTACGGTTACGTGTGGACGGCGGATGCCGAGCGCGCGCAGCGCGTCGCGAAGGGCATTCGCACGGGTACCGTGCAGATCAACGGCGCTCCGCCCAATCCCTGGGCGCCCTTCGGTGGATTCAAGCAGAGCGGTGTCGGTCGCGACGGCGGTCGCTATGGGCTCGAAGCCTACAGCGAGCTCAAGTACTTAGGCTGGGCGACGTAG
- a CDS encoding pyridoxamine 5'-phosphate oxidase family protein, whose product MRVRMKPDEAFAFLAASHTGILTTLRRDGTPIALPVWFAAKDLRIYVATPAKTKKVLRIRNDDRVSFLTESGERWAELKAVHVTGRARLVEDPALIDAVGGLLDEKYAAFRTTRRSMPKTAQRHYSGGRAVIEILPDERVLSWDNAKLKLEPTA is encoded by the coding sequence ATGCGCGTTCGAATGAAACCCGACGAGGCCTTCGCGTTTCTCGCAGCGTCCCACACCGGAATCCTGACGACCCTGCGACGCGACGGCACCCCGATCGCGTTGCCCGTATGGTTCGCTGCGAAAGACCTGCGGATTTACGTCGCAACTCCCGCGAAAACCAAGAAGGTTCTTCGCATTCGCAACGACGACCGCGTCTCCTTCCTCACCGAGAGCGGTGAGAGGTGGGCCGAACTGAAGGCGGTCCACGTGACGGGCCGGGCACGACTCGTGGAGGACCCCGCCCTCATCGATGCGGTGGGCGGCCTGCTCGACGAGAAGTACGCCGCTTTCCGAACCACCCGTAGGTCGATGCCCAAAACCGCGCAGCGCCACTACTCCGGCGGGAGGGCGGTCATCGAGATCCTGCCGGACGAGCGCGTCCTGTCCTGGGACAACGCGAAGCTGAAGCTCGAACCCACGGCCTGA
- a CDS encoding NAD(P)/FAD-dependent oxidoreductase codes for MSQEDPQTESPEKELAFNPDALRQRYRDERDRRLRADGNEQYVEVKGQFEHYLDDPYAAPVERAPLHDEVEVLIIGGGFGGLLAGTRLRQAGVESLRIIDPASDFGGTWYWNRYPGIACDIESYTYLPLLEEVGYVPKEKYSFGKEILEHSQAIARKFDLYRDACFQTRVDEIRWEDDEARWTITTNRGDRMKARHVCLATGPLNRPKLPGIVGIEKFAGHSFHASRWDYEYTGGSSEGGLTGLRGKRVAIIGTGATSVQVVPHLAEFADQLYVVQRTPSSIDVKDNPPTDPEWEKSLKPGWHQHRMDNFNNLVSGVPQEEDLVNDGWTDLIGNLLVRMREGRANDFSPAGIAKAVELADFEKMEDIRARVEAIIQDPATAESLKPYYRQFCKRPCFHNEYLGAFNRPNVKLVDTQGNGVERVTEKGLVVDGQEYEVDCIIYASGFEVGTDYSRRAGMQLYGRGGESLQEKWSDGIRTLHGMHVHGFPNCYIMSNSQAGFTASYPHLLNEQAKHIAYIIEAVEKKGAKKVEASPEGETEWVETCIRKARDTGDFLENCTPGYYNNEGKPTERSAQDGFYGGGSVEFFRVLETWREDGELTGLDLE; via the coding sequence ATGAGCCAGGAAGATCCGCAGACCGAGTCCCCAGAAAAAGAACTCGCCTTCAATCCCGATGCCCTTCGGCAGCGCTACCGCGACGAGCGCGACCGCCGTCTCCGCGCCGACGGGAACGAGCAGTACGTCGAGGTCAAAGGTCAGTTCGAGCACTATCTCGACGATCCCTACGCCGCACCGGTGGAGCGGGCCCCTCTCCACGACGAAGTCGAGGTGCTCATCATCGGCGGCGGGTTCGGCGGCCTTCTCGCCGGCACGCGCTTGCGACAGGCCGGCGTCGAGAGCCTTCGCATCATCGACCCCGCCAGCGACTTCGGCGGCACGTGGTACTGGAATCGTTACCCCGGCATCGCCTGCGACATCGAGTCCTACACGTACTTGCCGCTTCTCGAAGAAGTCGGCTACGTCCCCAAGGAGAAGTACTCCTTCGGCAAGGAGATCCTCGAGCACAGCCAGGCGATCGCCCGGAAGTTCGACCTCTACCGCGATGCTTGCTTCCAGACGCGGGTAGACGAGATCCGGTGGGAGGACGACGAAGCACGCTGGACGATCACGACGAACCGCGGTGACCGCATGAAGGCCCGCCACGTGTGCCTTGCAACCGGCCCCCTCAACCGACCGAAGCTGCCCGGCATCGTCGGCATCGAGAAGTTCGCCGGCCACTCGTTCCACGCCAGCCGTTGGGACTACGAGTACACCGGTGGCTCCTCCGAAGGCGGCCTCACGGGGCTGCGCGGCAAGCGCGTCGCCATCATCGGAACCGGAGCCACGTCGGTCCAGGTCGTGCCGCACCTCGCCGAGTTCGCCGATCAGCTCTACGTCGTCCAGCGCACGCCGTCGTCCATCGACGTGAAAGACAACCCACCGACCGACCCCGAGTGGGAGAAATCCCTGAAACCGGGCTGGCATCAGCACCGAATGGACAACTTCAACAATCTGGTTTCCGGCGTCCCCCAAGAAGAGGACCTGGTGAACGACGGCTGGACGGACCTCATCGGCAACCTGCTCGTCCGCATGCGCGAGGGCCGGGCCAACGACTTCTCTCCTGCGGGGATCGCGAAGGCCGTCGAACTCGCCGACTTCGAGAAGATGGAGGACATCCGCGCGCGCGTCGAAGCGATCATCCAGGATCCGGCGACCGCGGAGTCTCTGAAGCCGTACTACCGCCAATTCTGCAAGCGCCCATGCTTCCACAACGAGTACCTCGGCGCTTTCAACCGCCCGAACGTGAAGCTGGTCGACACCCAGGGCAACGGGGTCGAGCGCGTCACGGAGAAGGGCCTCGTCGTGGACGGCCAGGAGTACGAGGTCGACTGCATCATCTACGCGAGCGGCTTCGAGGTGGGGACCGACTACTCACGGCGCGCCGGGATGCAGCTCTACGGCCGCGGCGGGGAGAGCCTGCAGGAGAAGTGGTCGGACGGCATTCGCACCCTCCACGGAATGCACGTTCACGGTTTCCCGAACTGCTACATCATGAGCAACTCCCAGGCCGGCTTCACCGCGAGCTACCCACACCTGCTGAACGAGCAGGCGAAGCACATCGCCTACATCATCGAAGCGGTCGAGAAGAAGGGCGCTAAGAAGGTCGAGGCGTCGCCGGAGGGCGAGACCGAATGGGTCGAGACCTGCATCCGCAAGGCGCGCGACACCGGCGACTTCCTCGAGAACTGCACGCCCGGATACTACAACAACGAAGGCAAGCCGACGGAGCGAAGCGCGCAGGACGGCTTCTACGGTGGAGGCTCCGTCGAGTTCTTCCGGGTGCTCGAGACGTGGCGCGAAGACGGGGAACTCACGGGCCTGGATCTCGAGTAG